The sequence below is a genomic window from Sinorhizobium terangae.
TGGAACTCGGAACGCTGTCGGCCGCAGGGCGCGACCAGCGGGTGACGCCTGCGGTTGCCAGCAACCGGATAAAGGAGTTGGAGCGGCATATGGGCGTTCGCCTCTTCAACCGCACGACCCGCAAGCTGACGCCGACGGAGCACGGGCGCGTCTTCTATGACGGCGCCGTCAAAATTCTCGAGGCCGTGAACGAGGCCGAAAGCGCCATCGCCGATCTCTCGCGCAATCCGAAAGGGGCGCTTCGCATCACCGCGCCGCTTGGCATCGGTCGCCGGCTGATTGCCTCCGGCATTCCGGAGTTCCACGACAAATATCCGGATATCGAGGTGCGCCTGCGCCTCTCCGACCACAATATCGATATCTTGAGCGAAGGTGTCGACGTTGCGTTCAAGCTCGGCATTCTTGAGGATTCGAACCTGCGCATGCGCGGCATCATGAACTGCGATCGGGTGGTCTGCGGCGCGCCTGCCTATTTCGAGCGGCGCGGCACACCGGCTACTCCCGATGAGCTCATCACCGAACATCACGACTGTCTGCTGCTGCGCTATCCCGGCTCCAAGGAATACTACTGGACGCTGCAGACGCCCGACGGCGTGCGCAAGTTCGAGGTGAGCGGCCCCTATGATTCCGACGACGGCGACGTGCTGACGCAATGGGCGCTCGACGGCCGCGGGATCATCAACAAGCCGCTGTTCGAGGTGAAGCAGTACATCAATGAAGGCGTCCTGGTCCCGATCCTGCAGGATACACCGCCGCTCAGTGCGCAGCTGGCGGCGATCTATCCGCACAAACGTTTCCAGGATCCAAAGGTACGGCTGATCATCGACTTCATGGCCGAGCGCTGCCAGCGGCTGATCGGCAAATTGCTAGCATGACATTTGGCGGGCGATTTTCCGTCGACACTGGAAGGCCGCATAATGCTCGGCGAATGCCGGCGCATTTCGCTGCTTGCGTCCTATCGCACGCGCGGTCGCCCCGGACTTGCTGACGGCAAATCTGAACTAAAGCGCATCGCGTTCAATCGGACTCATGCGACGCGCTTTAGGTCATTGCTTTTATGCATGTCGTTGTCCCAAAACCGACGCACACTTTTGGGCGACACGCATTACAGCGCCGCGCGTCCAATCGGACGCGCAAAGATCGCTGTAGCACTTTGATTTGCTGCATGATTTTATCCTTAAATCGATTCCGATTTAAGGAATCGTGCAGCAGCTGGAAAGAAGAGGGAGGGCGCGCTCTTGTGAGCGACCGCCCTCCCAAATGTTCTGCCCGTTAACGATCAATGACGGTTGTTGGATTTACCCGGGCACGCTGTCAGTCGTCGTCATCATCGTCATCATCGTCATCGTCATCGTCGTCGTCATCATCGTCGTCATCGTCGTCGTCGTCGTCATCATCGTCGTCGTCATCATCATCATCATCATCATCATCATGATGATGATCGGCATCGCCGCGCTTACCATCACGAACGCGCTCGCGATGCGAATCACGGCGACCTTTGTCGCGTTTCTCGTCGGCCTTGGCGATATCTATCGCGGAAGGGGTAGCGAACGGTGCCACCAGCGCCAATGCCGTTGAAAGGATAAGAATGCGTCTTAGCTTGTTCATTGCGCCCTCCCTCGTGGTTTCTCCACGGTTGCAGGAACAGCGGACTACCGTCCGCCGCGATACGCTTAAACTAAAGCAAAAAATTACCCGAAAATTGCTTGTATAAGCACAAGTCACTCGAGCTAGAGCTTGAATTGTACGCAATTCGCTCAGGGGCCTTTTTTATCCTTATGACACGCCCCTACTCGGCGTGCGAGCATGCAAGCACGTCCAATTTACATCGCCAGACACTGCGCACTTGCAATAAGCTATACATTCGCAACTGCTAATTTATCACCAGGAGGGTCAAGTAGAAACAACCCAAAGGGGTTATGTACTGCATTCTGGTCGCTCAGAACGTACCAATTTTTGCTTAATCCAAACGCACGACACAGCTGACACCCCGAGCAGGCGTCAGGTCTTCCACGTCGACTCCGGCGGGGTCGCTTCGCGCTCTTCCCGCTTCGGTGCTTCGAACAAAGGAGGGCGGTCCTCCTGCAAGCGACCGCCCTCACATTTCCGCGTTTTATCGATTAACGTCGGTCTTGCCGGATTTGCCGGGTACCCCGTCACCGCCGCCGTTGCCGAAGCCGTTGTTGCCCTTCGGGCCATGGCCGTGGCCATTGCCGCCGCCGTCACCGTCTCCGTCGCCGTCCCCATCGCCGTCGCCGTCTCCATCACCGTCTCCGCCGCCGTCGCCGTCCCCATCGCCGCCGCCGTCACCGTCGCCGTCGCCATCGCCGCCGCCGCTGCCGTCCCCATCGCCGCCGCCGCTGCCGTCACCGTCACCGCCACCCCCATCGCCGTCGCCGCTGCCCCCACCATCGCTGCTACCGCCGTCGTAGCCGCCGCCATCCGCGTATGCGACCGCAGTTGCAAATGGGGCCGCGAACGTCGTCACCAGCGCGAGAGCCGTCGATAGGGTAAGAATGCGTCTCAGCCTGTTCATTGCACGCTCCTTGTTTTCACGATGTTTCCGATCGTCGGGTCGGCGGGCTTCCATTCATCGCAGGTGCTGCAGAACATTAAGCGGGGCTCATTCCGAATTACGCGCAAAGAGAACCGCTCGAAGTAAAATTGCTTAGTCTAAAAAGCTTCCGTTTATGTCGTTAATGCGTGTCCGCATATATAACAGCGAACTGACAAAGCTATTTCTCTAAGTCTTCAACCACACGACGCACGGAAAAGTCCGCACTTGACAATGTAACATCAAGCTAGACAACGAAAAGCAGCCCGAATGGGTTATTTCTGCTTAGCCAAGCCGCCCCAAAGGTAATAATTTCGGTTTAGGCAGCCGAGTTTTCAGGAGAGTCTCAGCATATCGTCCGCTTTTGAAGCAACTCCGGGAAGGTGCCTAACGGTTTCCCTCCAGAACTGGGTGAGCTCAAAGAGCCGATTGCTTTCCGGTCAGGACAACCGGTTGCGCCAGCCCGGCGGCCAGATCCTTCCAAGCATGCTTCATAGCCCGCGAGTGGGACAGCCGATTTCAGGTTCCTGTCGCCGGAACAAAAAGGCGATAAATCGTGTTGAGCCGGCACAGGATTCAAACCCGCGATGCAACCGCCCAACGCAACTTACCGCCTGCAATTTCGAAACGGGATGGACTTCGCAAAAGCTGTGGAGTTGGTCCCTCATCTCGTCCGCCTCGGCATATCCCATCTTTACGCCTCGCCGATATTTACCGCCGTTCCTGGCTCGACGCACGGCTACGATATCGTCGACTTCAACGAGATCGATCCAGCTTTGGGCGGTCGAAAGGGATTGTTGCAGCTGGTCGGCGAACTGAAAGCCAACGGGCTGGGGATTATTCTCGACATTGTGCCGAACCACATGGCCGCAAGCCTCGACAACGATTGGTGGCACAGCGTCATTGAATCGGGCCGCTCCAGCGCCTTTGCCGGTCATTTCGACGTCGACCGGCAGTCGCCTCTCACCCTGCCCTTCCTCGGACGGTCTTTCGAAGAAGAGCTCGCCGCCGGCAACGTCCGGCTCGCCTTCGACCGCAAGCGCAATTGCCTGGCGCTCAAATATTACGACGCGCTGTACCCGCTCAATCCGGCCACCTATCCCGCAATTCTCAAGGAAGCAAACCCCGCTCTCGAGAGGATCGCGGCCATTGCCGGAGCGGCCGGGCCGAGTGGAGCCACACATCTTCATTCCGACGTTTCCTCGATCGTGAAGACGCCCGCGGTCGCCGCCGAGCTGGACGAATTTCTCGAACGGCTCTCCGCCGACAAGGATCATCTGCAGCGGCTGCACCAGATGCAGAGCTGGCGGCTTACAAGCTGGAAGACGGCGCGAG
It includes:
- a CDS encoding LysR family transcriptional regulator — its product is MSYLDNVRVFVRVVELGTLSAAGRDQRVTPAVASNRIKELERHMGVRLFNRTTRKLTPTEHGRVFYDGAVKILEAVNEAESAIADLSRNPKGALRITAPLGIGRRLIASGIPEFHDKYPDIEVRLRLSDHNIDILSEGVDVAFKLGILEDSNLRMRGIMNCDRVVCGAPAYFERRGTPATPDELITEHHDCLLLRYPGSKEYYWTLQTPDGVRKFEVSGPYDSDDGDVLTQWALDGRGIINKPLFEVKQYINEGVLVPILQDTPPLSAQLAAIYPHKRFQDPKVRLIIDFMAERCQRLIGKLLA